Proteins co-encoded in one Pseudorhizobium banfieldiae genomic window:
- a CDS encoding response regulator has product MTVLLSDDAPHLLVVDDDTRIRDLLSRYLSEQGFRVTVAGDAAEARRKLDGLKYDLIILDVMMPGESGLSLTQSLYQNRTTPVILLTAKAEAESRIAGLEAGADDYLSKPFDPRELVLRINNIIKRNASPDAPKIEQIMFGPFTFSIVRKELRKASEHIRLTDREQEIMLLFALRAGETIPRHELIGDDAEVGERTIDVQINRLRRKIEDDPANPVYLQTVRGIGYRLSID; this is encoded by the coding sequence ATGACGGTACTTCTATCCGATGATGCCCCTCACCTCCTCGTCGTCGATGACGATACCCGCATCAGGGATCTGCTCAGCCGATACCTGAGCGAACAGGGCTTTCGCGTCACGGTAGCGGGCGACGCCGCCGAGGCAAGACGCAAGCTGGACGGGTTGAAGTACGACCTCATCATCCTCGACGTCATGATGCCGGGCGAATCCGGCCTGTCCCTGACGCAGTCGCTCTACCAGAACAGAACCACGCCGGTGATCCTGCTCACCGCCAAGGCCGAGGCGGAATCGCGAATCGCCGGACTGGAAGCCGGTGCCGACGATTATCTCTCCAAACCCTTCGATCCCCGCGAACTCGTGCTGAGGATCAACAACATCATCAAGCGCAATGCCTCGCCCGATGCGCCGAAGATCGAGCAGATCATGTTTGGCCCTTTTACGTTCTCGATTGTTCGCAAGGAACTCCGCAAGGCCTCCGAACATATCCGGCTCACCGATCGGGAGCAGGAAATCATGCTCCTCTTCGCCCTGCGCGCAGGCGAAACCATCCCCCGCCATGAATTGATCGGCGATGATGCCGAGGTCGGTGAACGCACCATCGACGTGCAGATCAACCGCTTGCGCCGCAAGATCGAGGACGACCCCGCCAATCCTGTTTATCTCCAGACGGTCCGAGGCATCGGCTACCGCCTGAGCATCGATTGA